From a region of the Burkholderia lata genome:
- a CDS encoding tautomerase family protein has product MPTLEVFLPAGHDDARKAELIARLTGATVDSIGAPIESVRVLLTELPATHIGLGGRSAADGAPPSLPVIVAILIAGRTDEQKRALIAALSETSASVLDAPLQATRVMIKDIPNTDFGIGGQTARALGR; this is encoded by the coding sequence ATGCCCACACTCGAAGTTTTCCTGCCGGCCGGCCATGACGACGCCCGCAAGGCCGAACTGATCGCACGGCTGACCGGTGCGACCGTCGATTCGATCGGTGCACCGATCGAATCGGTGCGCGTGCTGCTCACCGAATTGCCCGCGACGCACATCGGCCTCGGCGGCCGCAGCGCCGCGGACGGCGCGCCGCCGTCGCTGCCCGTGATCGTCGCGATCCTGATCGCCGGCCGCACCGACGAACAGAAGCGCGCGCTGATCGCCGCGTTGTCGGAGACGAGCGCCAGCGTGCTCGATGCGCCCCTGCAAGCCACCCGCGTGATGATCAAGGACATCCCGAACACCGATTTCGGCATCGGCGGGCAAACCGCACGGGCGCTCGGGCGCTGA